One window from the genome of [Mycobacterium] stephanolepidis encodes:
- a CDS encoding DUF4344 domain-containing metallopeptidase, whose protein sequence is MDVGSWVRSALAGALAAVLVAGCGSTAAPVEGTTAVTTEAPVSGRFTVAYKPSGGPATAGEETFLRNRRVLEDFADHMNAYVRMPRDVHVIAQDCGESNAFYVPDEHTIEVCYELAADEREVFSTAGDSGRELDTEVYESMVATLYHELGHALIGELGLKITGREEDVADQLAAYILTGDDDSKQYLLTTADSYALHANQSEAPDDSAFADTHSLDQQRAVNFLCYVYGSDAKTFQYLVDQGSLDSDRAEGCAAEYTQMADGWEALLTPYLRK, encoded by the coding sequence ATGGATGTCGGGTCTTGGGTTCGCTCGGCACTGGCCGGCGCGTTGGCTGCGGTTCTGGTTGCGGGGTGCGGCTCCACTGCTGCGCCCGTTGAGGGCACGACAGCGGTGACCACGGAGGCGCCGGTGAGCGGCCGGTTTACGGTTGCCTACAAGCCGTCAGGGGGCCCGGCGACGGCCGGCGAGGAGACGTTTCTCCGTAACCGCAGAGTCCTGGAAGATTTCGCGGATCACATGAATGCCTATGTGCGGATGCCTCGCGACGTGCACGTCATCGCTCAGGACTGCGGAGAGTCCAACGCCTTCTACGTGCCCGATGAGCACACCATCGAGGTGTGTTACGAGCTTGCCGCAGATGAGCGCGAGGTCTTTTCCACAGCGGGAGACTCGGGTCGGGAACTTGATACCGAGGTGTACGAAAGCATGGTCGCCACGCTGTATCACGAGCTGGGTCATGCCTTGATCGGCGAACTGGGGCTCAAGATCACCGGAAGGGAAGAAGATGTCGCCGATCAGCTGGCCGCCTACATCCTCACCGGCGACGACGATTCGAAGCAGTATCTGCTGACCACCGCGGATTCATATGCATTGCACGCCAACCAATCCGAAGCTCCCGATGATTCCGCATTCGCCGACACGCACTCCCTCGACCAGCAGCGGGCGGTGAACTTCCTCTGTTACGTCTATGGCTCCGACGCGAAGACCTTCCAGTACCTCGTCGACCAGGGCTCACTCGACAGCGACCGTGCAGAGGGCTGCGCCGCCGAGTACACCCAGATGGCCGATGGGTGGGAAGCGCTACTCACTCCTTACCTGCGCAAATAG
- a CDS encoding MerR family transcriptional regulator has protein sequence MPTRRSAAPPRSDAGPATPITSILAGLRRAPRQIRRQSRDAVKAVVEQLFTTIAQSPVDPGAVSALSPQEYRIDDLARAAGTTTRNIRVYRDRGLLPAPARVGRLAIYNESHLARLRLITSMLDRGYNLAHLQEMLTAWEQGKDLGDILGIETALVGTWADERPSTVSRAEAEQLVDDPAAHKRLAALGLIRITGDTATITRPKLIEAFNDIRQYGMGLGQQIDVYEKVLPHIEEISRILVESGAQMVTARLESGGKQLDDAQIRELLTLLVKLRTYSVSSVHDTLAVSIEATIESMFSELLAGLVTPASASDTA, from the coding sequence ATGCCGACACGACGCTCCGCCGCGCCTCCGCGTAGTGACGCGGGGCCGGCCACACCGATCACGTCGATACTCGCCGGACTGCGCCGCGCCCCGCGGCAGATCCGGCGGCAGTCACGAGATGCCGTGAAAGCTGTTGTTGAACAGCTTTTTACGACTATTGCGCAGTCTCCCGTTGACCCGGGTGCGGTCAGCGCGCTCTCACCGCAGGAGTACCGCATCGATGATCTGGCACGCGCTGCCGGTACGACCACCCGCAATATCCGCGTGTATCGCGATAGGGGATTGCTGCCCGCGCCGGCGCGAGTGGGGCGATTGGCCATCTACAACGAATCGCACCTGGCGCGGCTGCGGCTCATCACGTCGATGCTCGATCGCGGCTACAACCTGGCCCACCTGCAGGAGATGCTGACCGCCTGGGAGCAGGGCAAGGACCTCGGCGACATCCTCGGCATCGAGACCGCGCTCGTCGGTACCTGGGCCGATGAGAGGCCTAGCACGGTGTCGCGCGCCGAGGCCGAGCAACTGGTCGATGACCCGGCGGCACATAAGCGCCTGGCGGCGCTGGGGCTGATCCGCATCACCGGTGACACGGCCACCATCACCCGTCCGAAACTCATCGAGGCTTTCAACGACATCCGCCAGTACGGGATGGGGTTGGGCCAGCAGATCGATGTGTACGAAAAGGTATTGCCGCATATCGAGGAGATCAGTCGCATCCTGGTGGAGTCGGGTGCGCAGATGGTGACGGCACGCCTCGAATCGGGCGGGAAGCAGCTCGATGATGCACAGATCCGCGAATTGCTCACTCTGCTAGTCAAACTGCGCACATACTCCGTCAGTTCGGTTCATGACACGCTGGCCGTGTCGATCGAAGCGACGATCGAATCGATGTTCTCCGAGCTTTTGGCGGGCCTGGTCACCCCCGCATCCGCGTCGGACACCGCGTAG
- a CDS encoding flavin-containing monooxygenase produces the protein MDRPAHAALPTGGGLHSDVIVIGAGFAGIGFAIKFKEAGFHDFVILDEADGPGGTWHWNTYPGIAVDIPSFSYQFSFEKRRDWSRSYAPGQELKRYAEQCVAKYGLAQHIQFGTSVVSASWDAAANLWRVATADGAERTCRYVVSASGVLTRPNNPDIPGVEAFAGIKMHTARWDHDQDLRGKRVGIIGTGASAVQIIPSIAGDVEHLTVFQRTPIWCMPKPDFALSAPFRWALRRVPGAQQATRLASQAFVEATFPIPAHYDRILRIRPLAEKLGRAYLRSQVRDPEVRAKLTPQYGLGCKRPSFHNGYLATFNRANVLLETASITEIGANAVHTSDGAQHRLDVLILATGFKVMDPENMPTYELRGVGGLSLREKWSNERLQAYEGVSVPQFPNHFNIFGPYGYNGSSYFALIEAQTAHIIRVLSHARKVGAERVEVTQEANDRFFQEMLSRRHNQIFWQDSCASANSYYFDKNGDVPLRPTTTLESAIRSRRFNLDDYSFRGRARTSADPSARRTHSTPAANANIAT, from the coding sequence ATTGACCGACCGGCCCACGCTGCACTGCCCACCGGAGGCGGGTTGCACAGCGACGTGATCGTCATCGGCGCGGGTTTCGCCGGTATCGGATTCGCGATCAAGTTCAAAGAGGCGGGGTTTCACGATTTCGTCATCCTGGACGAGGCCGACGGGCCGGGTGGGACCTGGCACTGGAATACGTATCCGGGGATTGCGGTGGACATCCCGTCATTCAGCTATCAGTTCTCGTTCGAGAAGCGCCGTGACTGGTCGCGCTCTTATGCGCCCGGGCAGGAGCTGAAACGCTACGCCGAGCAGTGTGTGGCCAAATATGGCTTGGCCCAACATATCCAGTTCGGTACCAGTGTGGTGTCTGCCAGCTGGGATGCCGCTGCCAACCTCTGGCGCGTCGCCACTGCCGACGGCGCCGAGCGCACCTGCCGTTACGTGGTCAGTGCGTCCGGCGTCTTGACCCGGCCCAACAACCCCGATATTCCCGGGGTCGAGGCGTTCGCCGGTATCAAGATGCACACCGCGCGCTGGGATCATGATCAGGATCTGCGCGGTAAGCGCGTCGGGATCATCGGGACCGGAGCCTCTGCGGTGCAGATCATTCCGTCCATTGCCGGGGATGTGGAACACCTCACGGTGTTTCAGCGCACACCTATCTGGTGCATGCCCAAACCCGACTTCGCCTTGTCCGCGCCATTCCGTTGGGCGCTGCGCCGCGTCCCCGGGGCACAGCAGGCAACGCGGCTTGCGAGCCAGGCGTTTGTCGAAGCGACGTTTCCCATTCCCGCGCACTACGACCGGATTCTGCGGATCAGACCGCTCGCCGAGAAGCTGGGCCGCGCCTATCTGCGGTCACAGGTGCGCGATCCGGAGGTTCGTGCCAAGCTCACCCCGCAATATGGGCTGGGGTGCAAGCGGCCCAGTTTCCACAACGGCTACCTCGCCACCTTCAACCGCGCCAACGTCCTGCTGGAGACGGCATCGATCACCGAGATCGGTGCCAATGCCGTGCACACCTCGGACGGGGCCCAGCATCGGCTCGACGTCCTGATCTTGGCTACGGGTTTCAAGGTGATGGACCCCGAAAACATGCCCACCTATGAGCTGCGCGGTGTCGGCGGCCTGAGCCTGCGGGAGAAGTGGTCGAATGAGCGTCTGCAGGCCTATGAAGGTGTCTCGGTACCGCAATTCCCCAATCACTTCAACATCTTCGGCCCGTACGGGTACAACGGATCGTCCTACTTCGCGCTCATCGAAGCGCAGACCGCGCACATCATTCGGGTCCTTTCGCACGCCCGCAAGGTGGGCGCCGAGCGTGTCGAGGTGACCCAGGAGGCCAACGATCGCTTCTTCCAGGAGATGCTGAGCAGACGGCATAACCAGATCTTCTGGCAAGACAGCTGTGCCAGCGCCAACAGCTATTACTTCGACAAGAACGGCGATGTGCCGTTGCGTCCGACCACCACGCTGGAATCGGCGATCCGCAGTCGGCGATTCAACCTCGATGACTACTCGTTCCGCGGACGAGCACGGACATCGGCTGATCCGTCCGCGCGGCGCACGCACAGCACTCCTGCGGCGAATGCGAACATAGCCACGTAA
- a CDS encoding SDR family NAD(P)-dependent oxidoreductase — MSGIEPRGAVVVVTGAGSGIGAAVAERFARLGAVVVASDIDETTAKDTAERCRGHGAQAYSYQCDVADGEAVATLAKSVNSEVGDVDILVNNAGVGVGGPFLDTTEDDWTWLRSINIDGVVHGCRSFGATMAARRRGQIVNIASGAAYLPNRRMATYCASKAAVVAFSRSLRADFSSQRVGVSVICPGVINTPILYNTRLRGTAISEKDRLSRVFSISHSPNAVAKAVTTAAARDRAMVSVGFETQLGYHALRLMPVLNGLVARL; from the coding sequence ATGAGCGGCATCGAGCCCCGGGGCGCGGTGGTCGTCGTCACCGGTGCGGGCAGCGGGATCGGTGCGGCGGTCGCCGAGCGTTTCGCGCGGCTGGGTGCGGTGGTGGTCGCCAGCGATATCGACGAGACCACCGCCAAGGACACCGCCGAGCGCTGCCGCGGGCATGGAGCGCAGGCCTACTCCTATCAGTGTGACGTCGCTGATGGTGAAGCCGTTGCCACACTGGCGAAATCGGTGAACTCCGAGGTGGGTGACGTGGACATTTTGGTCAACAACGCCGGGGTCGGAGTCGGCGGACCGTTCCTGGACACCACCGAGGATGACTGGACATGGTTACGGTCCATCAACATCGACGGAGTGGTGCACGGCTGTCGATCGTTTGGCGCCACGATGGCAGCCCGTCGGCGCGGACAGATCGTGAACATCGCCTCTGGCGCGGCCTATCTGCCGAACCGCAGAATGGCAACGTATTGCGCCTCAAAGGCCGCCGTGGTCGCATTTTCGCGAAGTCTGCGCGCCGATTTTTCGTCCCAACGGGTCGGCGTATCGGTGATCTGCCCCGGTGTGATCAATACCCCGATCCTCTACAACACCCGCCTGCGTGGCACGGCCATCTCTGAAAAGGATCGACTCTCCAGGGTATTCAGTATCAGCCACTCGCCCAACGCGGTTGCCAAGGCCGTCACCACGGCGGCCGCGCGTGACCGTGCCATGGTGTCGGTCGGCTTCGAAACGCAACTGGGCTATCACGCGTTGCGCCTGATGCCGGTGCTCAACGGATTGGTGGCACGGCTATGA
- a CDS encoding exodeoxyribonuclease VII small subunit produces MTNPAELGYEQARAELIEVVQQLEQGGLDLDTSLALWERGEALAKRCEEHLAGARKRIEDALSE; encoded by the coding sequence ATGACCAATCCCGCCGAACTCGGTTACGAGCAGGCGCGCGCCGAGCTGATCGAGGTCGTGCAGCAGCTCGAACAGGGCGGCCTGGATCTGGACACTTCGCTGGCGCTCTGGGAACGCGGTGAGGCACTGGCCAAACGCTGCGAGGAGCATCTGGCGGGCGCACGCAAGCGCATCGAAGACGCCCTCTCGGAATAG
- the glpX gene encoding class II fructose-bisphosphatase, translating to MSPSRREAPDRNLALELVRVTEAGAMAAGRWVGRGEKEKGDGAAVDAMRELVNSVSMRGVVVIGEGEKDNAPMLYNGEEVGNGDGPDCDFAVDPVDGTTLMSKGMPNAISVLAVSERGTMFDPSAVFYMEKIAVGPDAADVIDITAPVSENIKRVAKVRNCSVSDITVCILDRPRHGELIQNVRETGARIRLISDGDVAGAISTARPNSGTDMLLGIGGTPEGIIAAAAMRCMGGAIHGKLAPRDDEERQKAIDAGYDLDQILTTEDLVSGENVFFCATGVTDGDLLQGVRYFGGGCTTQSIVMRSKSGTVRMIEAYHRLTKLREYSAVDFTGDDDATHPLP from the coding sequence ATGAGCCCGTCGCGCAGAGAAGCCCCGGACCGCAACCTGGCGTTAGAGCTGGTCAGAGTGACCGAGGCGGGTGCCATGGCCGCAGGTCGATGGGTCGGCCGCGGTGAAAAGGAGAAGGGTGACGGCGCCGCCGTCGACGCCATGCGCGAGCTGGTCAACTCCGTTTCCATGCGCGGTGTGGTCGTCATCGGCGAAGGCGAGAAGGACAACGCCCCGATGCTCTACAACGGCGAGGAAGTCGGCAACGGCGACGGCCCGGACTGCGATTTCGCCGTGGACCCGGTGGACGGCACGACCCTGATGAGCAAGGGCATGCCGAACGCGATCTCGGTGCTCGCGGTCTCCGAGCGCGGCACCATGTTCGATCCCTCAGCCGTCTTCTACATGGAGAAGATCGCCGTCGGCCCCGACGCCGCCGATGTCATCGACATCACCGCTCCCGTCTCCGAGAACATCAAGCGCGTCGCCAAGGTACGCAATTGTTCGGTGTCCGATATCACTGTGTGCATCCTGGACCGGCCCCGCCACGGCGAGCTCATCCAGAACGTACGGGAGACCGGCGCCCGCATCCGCCTGATTTCCGACGGCGACGTGGCCGGCGCCATCTCCACCGCCCGCCCGAACTCGGGCACCGACATGCTGCTGGGCATCGGCGGCACCCCCGAGGGCATCATCGCCGCGGCCGCCATGCGCTGCATGGGCGGCGCCATCCACGGCAAGCTCGCCCCACGTGATGACGAGGAACGCCAGAAGGCCATCGACGCCGGGTACGACCTGGACCAGATCCTCACCACCGAGGACCTGGTGTCCGGCGAGAACGTCTTCTTCTGCGCGACCGGCGTCACCGACGGCGATCTGTTGCAGGGTGTCCGCTACTTCGGCGGCGGCTGCACCACGCAGTCCATCGTGATGCGCTCCAAGTCCGGCACCGTCCGGATGATCGAGGCGTACCACCGTCTCACCAAGCTCCGCGAGTACTCCGCGGTCGACTTCACCGGCGACGACGACGCCACACACCCCCTCCCCTAA
- a CDS encoding alpha/beta fold hydrolase, giving the protein MSTTTEQVRKRAQRNTKVAMIGAVRTRVLDVDGSGPTILLIHGFTESADGWRSVLDMLGEHGHRCVAVDLPHFGRAARPVTAGYLSAVDDFIAAAVRQFDRGDGVVLVGNSVGGLAVLRAAQCADLPLVAAVAIGPAGLHTTWWMRLVRRVRPATDWILGLPLRPVFRGTVTAPALISAGFARAVAAGRLTEEAKAQYASHWGPGDLRRQLLLGGETIVELSRPDALAGGRFAAPVTAVWGSKDWVCPPRGAKALRDRHPDAMLQFIDGSGHCPQYDQPARVAEIIRVAIADAVSSRAVPTTLQEKLS; this is encoded by the coding sequence ATGAGCACCACGACTGAACAGGTGCGTAAACGCGCGCAGCGCAATACGAAGGTGGCCATGATCGGCGCCGTGCGGACCCGCGTCCTGGACGTCGACGGCAGCGGTCCCACGATCCTGCTGATCCACGGATTCACCGAATCGGCCGACGGCTGGCGGTCGGTGCTCGACATGCTCGGTGAGCACGGCCACCGCTGCGTGGCGGTCGACTTACCGCACTTCGGGCGCGCGGCGCGGCCGGTAACGGCCGGTTATCTGTCTGCTGTCGATGATTTCATCGCGGCCGCGGTGCGTCAGTTTGATCGCGGGGATGGCGTTGTGCTCGTGGGTAATTCGGTGGGTGGCCTGGCGGTATTGCGGGCAGCACAGTGCGCGGATCTGCCGCTGGTCGCTGCGGTGGCGATCGGTCCCGCCGGGCTACACACGACGTGGTGGATGCGACTGGTGCGGCGTGTGCGGCCGGCCACCGACTGGATACTTGGCTTGCCTCTTCGACCAGTTTTCCGGGGTACCGTCACGGCACCGGCGTTGATCAGTGCGGGGTTCGCGCGTGCGGTCGCGGCGGGTCGTCTCACCGAGGAAGCCAAAGCACAGTACGCATCGCACTGGGGCCCCGGAGATCTGCGCCGCCAGCTGCTGCTGGGCGGTGAAACCATTGTCGAATTGAGCCGTCCCGATGCCCTGGCGGGCGGGCGGTTTGCGGCACCCGTCACCGCGGTATGGGGAAGCAAAGACTGGGTGTGCCCGCCGCGAGGCGCAAAAGCCTTGCGTGACAGGCATCCCGATGCGATGCTCCAGTTCATCGACGGTTCGGGGCATTGCCCTCAGTACGACCAGCCGGCGCGAGTTGCCGAGATCATTCGTGTCGCGATTGCCGATGCGGTCAGCAGCCGCGCCGTACCAACCACCCTTCAGGAGAAACTCTCGTGA
- a CDS encoding DUF4245 domain-containing protein has protein sequence MPAPRPAKPRLFQDGRDMFWSMAPLVVACIVLAGLLGMCSFTPNGPTVGEPPSYDAHAALQADARQFSFPVREPSLPTGWRANSGGRDSVEGMPLSKVGYLSPTGTYMAVVQSGAPEEKLVPKLNSGLVPRGPESVDGVSWVAYEGGEGTEPLWATRLDNSVTVALTGSGNTEDFRTVARAVQTAKPLPR, from the coding sequence GTGCCCGCACCCCGTCCGGCCAAGCCGCGGTTGTTTCAGGACGGCCGGGACATGTTCTGGTCGATGGCTCCGCTGGTGGTCGCGTGCATTGTGCTGGCCGGACTGCTGGGGATGTGTTCCTTCACTCCTAATGGGCCGACGGTCGGTGAGCCTCCGTCGTATGACGCGCACGCCGCGCTGCAGGCCGATGCCCGGCAGTTCTCGTTCCCGGTCCGGGAGCCGTCGCTACCCACGGGTTGGCGGGCCAACTCCGGCGGGCGCGACAGCGTCGAGGGGATGCCGCTGTCCAAGGTGGGCTACCTGAGTCCGACCGGTACGTACATGGCAGTGGTGCAAAGCGGTGCCCCCGAGGAGAAGTTGGTTCCCAAGCTCAACAGTGGGTTAGTGCCACGCGGTCCGGAGAGTGTCGACGGCGTGAGCTGGGTGGCATACGAGGGTGGCGAGGGTACGGAGCCGCTGTGGGCGACCCGGTTGGACAACTCGGTGACGGTCGCGCTCACCGGGTCCGGAAACACCGAAGACTTCCGGACCGTCGCGCGGGCGGTACAGACCGCTAAGCCACTGCCGCGCTAG
- a CDS encoding alanine racemase, whose amino-acid sequence MSDTTQPCGLDDIDTPFLAIDLAVMDRNIERLAARLRGTGVQLRPHAKSHKCVEIAQRQIDSGAIGLTVATIGEAEVFADAGFTDLFIAYPLWLTPQKADRIRKVTARAQLRVGVDSIAGARQLAEYLADLPITVVIEVDSGHHRTGVAPAEAGDVAAAARAAGLNVVGVFTFPGHGYTPGHRAEVAAQESHALGAAADSLRARGIEPAVISGGSTPTVDAADNTVLTEVRPGVYPFNDAQQFELGVCTLDDISLSAVTTVVHTRDRTAVVDAGSKVLGADRPGWATGFGRVVSDPDARIVALSEHHATIEFPRTAPAAGTRLRIAPNHLCNAVNLVDTLVVDTSDGPRRWSVAARGANT is encoded by the coding sequence ATGTCTGACACGACGCAACCTTGTGGTCTGGACGATATCGACACCCCTTTCCTGGCCATCGATCTGGCGGTGATGGACCGCAACATCGAACGGCTGGCCGCACGCCTGCGCGGCACCGGGGTCCAGCTGCGGCCACATGCCAAGAGCCACAAGTGCGTTGAGATAGCACAACGCCAGATCGACAGCGGAGCCATTGGCCTCACCGTCGCCACCATCGGCGAGGCGGAGGTGTTCGCGGATGCGGGGTTCACCGATCTGTTCATCGCCTACCCGCTGTGGCTGACTCCGCAGAAGGCCGACCGGATACGGAAGGTGACCGCCCGCGCGCAACTGCGGGTCGGGGTCGATTCCATCGCGGGTGCCCGGCAGTTGGCCGAGTATCTCGCCGATCTACCCATCACCGTCGTCATCGAGGTCGACTCCGGCCATCACCGCACCGGGGTCGCTCCGGCCGAGGCCGGTGACGTTGCGGCGGCAGCGCGCGCTGCCGGACTGAATGTCGTGGGTGTCTTCACATTTCCGGGCCATGGCTACACACCGGGCCACCGCGCAGAGGTCGCCGCCCAGGAATCTCACGCGCTTGGAGCGGCCGCCGACAGCCTGCGTGCACGGGGGATCGAGCCCGCGGTGATCAGTGGCGGCTCCACCCCCACCGTCGATGCCGCCGACAACACGGTGCTGACCGAGGTGCGCCCCGGCGTCTACCCGTTCAACGATGCCCAGCAGTTCGAGTTGGGAGTCTGCACACTCGACGACATCTCGCTGAGCGCCGTCACCACGGTGGTGCACACCCGCGACCGGACGGCCGTCGTGGACGCGGGCAGCAAGGTCCTGGGCGCCGACCGGCCGGGCTGGGCCACCGGTTTCGGACGGGTAGTCAGCGATCCGGATGCGCGCATCGTCGCGCTATCCGAGCATCACGCAACCATCGAGTTCCCCAGAACGGCACCGGCTGCCGGAACCCGTCTGCGCATCGCGCCGAACCATCTCTGCAATGCGGTGAACCTGGTCGACACGCTGGTCGTGGATACCTCGGACGGCCCGCGTCGCTGGTCGGTGGCGGCACGGGGCGCCAACACCTAG
- the xseA gene encoding exodeoxyribonuclease VII large subunit: protein MADPGTSPENPWPVRAVATRVAKWIDRLGQVWVEGQLTQIDVRPGSKTVFMVLRDPAADMSLTVTCPPDMVRNAPVKLTEGTQVVVCGKPTFYTVRGSFSLRLSEIRAVGIGELLARIERLRQLLAAEGLFDARLKRPVPFLPSRIGLITGRASAAEHDVTSVALARWPAVQFAVRNTPVQGPHAVAEIVAALQALDADPSVDVIALARGGGSVEDLLPFSDETLCRAISACRTPVVSAVGHEPDNPLSDLVADLRAATPTDAAKKLVPDAAAEQALIMDLRRRSAQALRNWVQREQRGLDQVRSRPVLADPLRMVTVRQDEIGIARTALRRDMRRLVESESQRVGHLSAQLATLGPAATLARGYSVVQRVRDDGTVEVLRTVGDAPAGASLRVRVSDGAVTATVTGESS, encoded by the coding sequence GTGGCTGATCCGGGGACAAGCCCCGAAAACCCGTGGCCGGTCCGGGCCGTTGCCACCCGGGTGGCCAAGTGGATCGACCGCCTGGGCCAGGTGTGGGTGGAAGGTCAGCTGACGCAGATCGATGTCCGGCCCGGCAGCAAGACCGTGTTCATGGTGCTGCGCGACCCGGCCGCCGACATGTCGCTGACCGTGACCTGCCCGCCCGACATGGTGCGCAACGCACCGGTAAAGCTGACCGAAGGCACCCAGGTGGTGGTGTGCGGTAAACCCACCTTCTACACGGTGCGTGGCTCATTTTCATTGCGGCTCAGCGAAATTCGCGCGGTAGGTATCGGCGAGCTGCTGGCCCGGATCGAGCGGCTGCGGCAGCTGCTGGCCGCCGAGGGACTGTTCGACGCGCGACTCAAGCGCCCGGTTCCATTCCTGCCGTCCCGCATCGGCCTGATCACGGGCCGGGCCAGCGCCGCCGAGCACGATGTGACGTCGGTGGCGTTGGCACGTTGGCCCGCAGTGCAATTCGCGGTGCGTAACACTCCCGTACAGGGCCCGCACGCGGTGGCCGAGATCGTCGCCGCGCTACAGGCGCTGGATGCCGACCCCTCAGTGGATGTGATCGCGCTGGCCCGCGGCGGTGGCAGCGTGGAGGATCTACTGCCGTTCTCCGATGAGACTCTGTGCCGCGCGATTTCGGCGTGCCGCACCCCGGTGGTCAGCGCCGTCGGGCATGAGCCGGACAACCCGCTCTCCGATCTGGTGGCGGACCTGCGCGCGGCGACACCCACCGACGCGGCCAAGAAACTGGTACCCGATGCGGCCGCCGAGCAGGCATTGATTATGGACCTGCGGCGGCGTTCGGCTCAGGCGTTGCGCAACTGGGTGCAGCGCGAGCAGCGCGGCCTGGACCAGGTACGCAGCCGGCCGGTGCTGGCCGATCCGCTCCGGATGGTCACCGTGCGCCAGGACGAAATCGGCATCGCGCGAACGGCATTGCGCCGCGATATGAGGCGACTGGTGGAATCCGAATCACAACGGGTAGGCCACTTATCGGCGCAGCTGGCCACACTGGGGCCGGCCGCTACCCTGGCCCGCGGGTACTCAGTGGTGCAGCGCGTGCGCGACGATGGCACGGTGGAGGTGCTGCGAACGGTGGGCGATGCACCCGCCGGGGCATCGCTGCGTGTGCGCGTTTCCGATGGTGCCGTAACCGCAACCGTGACAGGAGAATCGTCATGA
- a CDS encoding cytochrome P450 translates to MDHVLHAGRLNYYKSFEYELLRALLGVSLFTDEEESWQRYRTMLSPMFAKRHLNGLVDLMIEPIDELLNELQQREGRIEVDMVSEMVELTLNVVGNSLFSQQFGPVATGMSPMVTGGLRFGERLLRVFMVAAPPPIVWRGLARVAFTPLPLPPPFRDIQRIVTLIDNAVWQVINDRRENPVDTPDLLNHLLNASDEKGGMPIKRVRDEAITLMLAGHETTANALSWMWYLLALNPRARDRMFEEIDTVLAGRTPTADDLPNLPWTTAVFMESMRFFSPAWAIPRVAVRDDVIGGHHVRKGTTIIVPAHLIHHDPRWWPNPEEFDPGRFMPGAGKDRPRSAYLPFGGGKRSCIGQGFAVMESVLITAMLSQRYVFDLVPGHPIEPEATLTLRPKFGLPMIARRREVAL, encoded by the coding sequence GTGGACCACGTGCTGCACGCGGGGCGGCTCAACTACTACAAGTCATTCGAATATGAACTGCTGCGCGCCTTACTGGGTGTCAGCCTGTTCACCGATGAAGAAGAGTCGTGGCAGCGCTACCGCACCATGCTGTCCCCGATGTTCGCCAAGCGGCACCTCAACGGGCTTGTCGATCTGATGATCGAACCGATTGACGAACTGCTGAACGAACTGCAGCAGCGCGAGGGGCGTATCGAGGTCGACATGGTCTCGGAGATGGTCGAACTCACGCTCAACGTGGTGGGCAATTCGTTGTTCAGCCAACAGTTCGGGCCCGTCGCCACCGGGATGTCACCGATGGTCACGGGCGGGCTGCGTTTCGGCGAACGCCTGCTACGCGTGTTCATGGTGGCCGCACCGCCGCCGATCGTGTGGCGCGGCCTGGCACGGGTGGCGTTCACCCCGTTGCCGTTGCCGCCCCCCTTTCGCGACATCCAGCGAATCGTCACGCTGATCGACAATGCGGTGTGGCAGGTCATCAACGACCGGCGGGAGAACCCGGTTGATACGCCGGACCTGCTGAACCATCTGCTGAATGCCTCCGACGAGAAGGGAGGCATGCCGATCAAGCGAGTGCGCGACGAGGCGATCACGCTGATGCTCGCCGGACACGAGACAACCGCCAACGCGTTGTCGTGGATGTGGTACCTGCTGGCGCTGAATCCGCGTGCCCGCGACCGGATGTTCGAGGAAATCGACACCGTGCTGGCGGGACGTACCCCAACGGCCGACGATCTGCCCAATCTTCCATGGACAACAGCGGTTTTCATGGAATCGATGCGATTCTTCTCGCCCGCATGGGCCATCCCACGCGTCGCGGTGCGCGACGATGTCATCGGCGGTCACCACGTGCGCAAGGGCACCACCATCATCGTGCCCGCGCATCTGATCCATCACGATCCGCGGTGGTGGCCAAATCCGGAAGAGTTCGATCCCGGCCGGTTCATGCCGGGGGCGGGTAAGGACCGGCCGCGCTCGGCGTACCTGCCCTTCGGCGGTGGAAAGCGCAGCTGTATCGGGCAGGGGTTCGCCGTCATGGAATCGGTGCTGATCACCGCAATGCTCAGCCAGCGTTATGTTTTCGACTTGGTGCCCGGGCATCCCATTGAGCCCGAGGCCACCCTGACCCTGCGGCCGAAGTTCGGACTGCCCATGATCGCCCGGCGGCGGGAGGTCGCCCTATGA